Part of the Nitrospinota bacterium genome, AGAGATGCAAGACTGATTGGAGCAGTAAATACAGTAAATCGAGAAGGTGAAAAACTCGTTGGCTATAATACTGATGGAAAGGGTTTCATTAAATCTTTAAGAGAAGATGCAAAGGTAGATCCAAAAGGAAAGAATATTTTGATATTAGGAGCGGGAGGTGCTGCTCGAGGTTTGGCTATTCAACTCTCCTTAGAAAAAACCAACAGAATTGTTATAGCAAATAGAACCCTTAAAAGGGCTGAAGAGTTAGTGAAAGATTTAAAAGAAAAAGTTGGTTTTTGTGAGTGCACTTCAATCCCTCTGGAAGATAAAATAATAACTGATTATATACCAGATTCAGATATTATCATTAATGCGACATCTTTAGGTATGAAGGGAGAAGATTCTCCAATTATACATTCTGATTTAATAACTAAGAGACATTTAGTTTGTGATATTGTTTACAGTCCTCTAGAGACGCCCTTACTAAAGGAGGCGAAGATACGGGGAGCAAAGGCTTTAAATGGTCTCGGAATGCTGATCTACCAGGGAGCCCTCTCTTTCGAGATATGGACAGGGAAAGAGTTCCCTGTTGACTTAGTGAGAGAGACTTTAATTAAAGAGCTGGATAGTAGCCCCCATAAATAATATTTTTATCGTTTAAGAGGGTAAGAGATGTACGGAAGATTAGGAGAAATGCTTGTAAAATCAAAACTGATAAAGCAAGAGCAGTTAGAAGAGGCGCTTAAATATCAAAAGACCAATCGATGTAGATTGGGAACGAGCTTGGTTAAACTGAATTTTATTAAGGATGAAGTCTTGGCAGAATTTTTAAGTAAGCAGTATGGAGTTCGTTCGATCGACTTAGAAGGTGTCTCTG contains:
- the aroE gene encoding shikimate dehydrogenase, which produces MFLTDKIFKIRSSENTLGIIGYPISHSLSPLMHNTAIRSLSLEYHYYPFQIRPEELSNAVNDIRNLGIKGINVTIPHKEPIIDLLDDINRDARLIGAVNTVNREGEKLVGYNTDGKGFIKSLREDAKVDPKGKNILILGAGGAARGLAIQLSLEKTNRIVIANRTLKRAEELVKDLKEKVGFCECTSIPLEDKIITDYIPDSDIIINATSLGMKGEDSPIIHSDLITKRHLVCDIVYSPLETPLLKEAKIRGAKALNGLGMLIYQGALSFEIWTGKEFPVDLVRETLIKELDSSPHK